A portion of the Ficedula albicollis isolate OC2 chromosome 4, FicAlb1.5, whole genome shotgun sequence genome contains these proteins:
- the RELL1 gene encoding RELT-like protein 1 isoform X1, protein MHLLIYIGGEVPWVLSSRGLQTTTLATKMDGNDGKAEHLEYIAFALVPIFFIMGLLGILICHILKKKGYRCTTEAEEIEEEKIDEKIEMNETIHENSDTVGQIVNYIMKNEANADVLKAMVADSSVFEPESPLSPASPESPVSPGTPLSPGVVPFRHSCKAHHFHTVGGVVEKDVCTRCSHKRWHLIKPAQKSKENRRSRIGEVTVLSVGRFRVTKVDHKSNSKERKSLMSVTGVESVNGEMPATPVKQDASEAPATPVKQDMQERRSSE, encoded by the exons ATGCATTTATTGATTTACATAGGTGGAGAGGTTCCGTGGGTTTTGTCAAGCCGTGGCTTACAGACAACTACTTTGGCAACTAAAATGGATGGCAATGATGGCAAGGCTGAACACCTAGAGTATATTGCCTTTGCTTTGGTTCCTATTTTCTTCATCATGGGTCTCTTGGGGATCCTTATCTGCCATATCCTTAAGAAAAAAGGATATCGATGTAcaacagaagcagaagaaatagaagaagaaaaaattgatgAAAAAATAG AAATGAATGAAACTATACATGAGAATAGTGACACTGTGGGACAAATTGTTAACTACATCATGAAAAATGAAG CAAATGCTGATGTGTTAAAGGCCATGGTAGCAGATAGCAGTGTCTTTGAACCTGAAAG cccattatctcctgcctctcctgagAGTCCAGTGAGTCCAGGGACTCCTTTGTCACCAGGTGTTGTTCCGTTCAGACACAGCTGCAAAGCCCATCACTTCCATACTGTTGGAGGAGTGGTAGAAAAGGATGTTTGTACTCGCTGTAGTCACAAGCGATGGCACCTTATAAAGCCAGCTCAAAAATCTAAAGAGAACAGAAGAAGTCGTATTGGAGAAGTTACAGTCCTTTCTGTGGGAAG ATTTCGAGTCACAAAAGTGGATCACAAATCAAACTCCAAAGAACGGAAAAGCTTGATGTCCGTTACGGGTGTGGAGAGTGTCAATGGTGAGATGCCTGCCACACCTGTGAAACAGGATGCAAGTGAAGCACCTGCCACACCTGTGAAACAGGACatgcaggagaggagaagctcaGAGTAA
- the RELL1 gene encoding RELT-like protein 1 isoform X2, protein MDGNDGKAEHLEYIAFALVPIFFIMGLLGILICHILKKKGYRCTTEAEEIEEEKIDEKIEMNETIHENSDTVGQIVNYIMKNEANADVLKAMVADSSVFEPESPLSPASPESPVSPGTPLSPGVVPFRHSCKAHHFHTVGGVVEKDVCTRCSHKRWHLIKPAQKSKENRRSRIGEVTVLSVGRFRVTKVDHKSNSKERKSLMSVTGVESVNGEMPATPVKQDASEAPATPVKQDMQERRSSE, encoded by the exons ATGGATGGCAATGATGGCAAGGCTGAACACCTAGAGTATATTGCCTTTGCTTTGGTTCCTATTTTCTTCATCATGGGTCTCTTGGGGATCCTTATCTGCCATATCCTTAAGAAAAAAGGATATCGATGTAcaacagaagcagaagaaatagaagaagaaaaaattgatgAAAAAATAG AAATGAATGAAACTATACATGAGAATAGTGACACTGTGGGACAAATTGTTAACTACATCATGAAAAATGAAG CAAATGCTGATGTGTTAAAGGCCATGGTAGCAGATAGCAGTGTCTTTGAACCTGAAAG cccattatctcctgcctctcctgagAGTCCAGTGAGTCCAGGGACTCCTTTGTCACCAGGTGTTGTTCCGTTCAGACACAGCTGCAAAGCCCATCACTTCCATACTGTTGGAGGAGTGGTAGAAAAGGATGTTTGTACTCGCTGTAGTCACAAGCGATGGCACCTTATAAAGCCAGCTCAAAAATCTAAAGAGAACAGAAGAAGTCGTATTGGAGAAGTTACAGTCCTTTCTGTGGGAAG ATTTCGAGTCACAAAAGTGGATCACAAATCAAACTCCAAAGAACGGAAAAGCTTGATGTCCGTTACGGGTGTGGAGAGTGTCAATGGTGAGATGCCTGCCACACCTGTGAAACAGGATGCAAGTGAAGCACCTGCCACACCTGTGAAACAGGACatgcaggagaggagaagctcaGAGTAA